A genome region from Musa acuminata AAA Group cultivar baxijiao chromosome BXJ3-5, Cavendish_Baxijiao_AAA, whole genome shotgun sequence includes the following:
- the LOC135581017 gene encoding uncharacterized protein LOC135581017 isoform X2, translating into MFALGSAMELAAQLGIEDLKHKLLCATSELEALRANAKEEIRKSEENIEQLIHHLQVITHERDVARDQLQLVLNKITLPDSPQMRQARGSSSLTESDSLSGAPNHHSYGASPVDSFFDNVGSPELSSMGRPQRQASQSSPNYDGASAVVDGLAMRKPLPRKGKLLQAVLEAGPLLQTLLLAGPLPQWRNPPPLQPFQVPPMAVKLHNASPPNQKPAANASSNLAYASPPNAFNRDTHVYGLAVSNSTPKRPTTSQCLKGFEEPRMKRQKTQCM; encoded by the exons ATGTTTGCGTTAGGATCAGCCATGGAGTTGGCTGCTCAACTG GGCATCGAGGACTTGAAGCATAAGCTTCTGTGTGCGACGTCGGAGCTGGAAGCGCTGCGGGCCAATGCCAAGGAAGAGATACGGAAGAGCGAGGAGAACATCGAGCAGTTGATCCACCACCTCCAAGTGATCACCCACGAACGAGACGTGGCGAGGGATCAGCTGCAGCTTGTTCTCAACAAGATCACGCTGCCTGACAGCCCGCAGATGAGGCAAGCGAGAGGGAGTAGCAGCCTCACCGAGTCCGATAGCCTCTCGGGGGCTCCCAACCACCATTCTTACGGCGCATCTCCCGTCGATTCCTTCTTCGACAACGTGGGTTCTCCGGAACTGTCGAGCATGGGCAGACCACAGCGGCAAGCCTCTCAGAGCAGCCCCAATTACGACGGGGCATCCGCGGTGGTCGATGGCCTTGCGATGAGGAAGCCATTGCCACGCAAGGGGAAGCTGCTGCAAGCGGTTCTGGAAGCAGGTCCTCTGCTGCAGACCCTTCTCCTCGCAGGGCCGCTCCCTCAGTGGCGCAATCCTCCACCGCTGCAACCatttcaagttcctcccatggccgTCAAACTCCACAACGCTTCACCGCCCAACCAAAAACCTGCAGCGAACGCAAGCAGCAATTTGGCTTACGCTTCTCCTCCGAACGCATTTAACCGTGACACCCACGTTTACGGCCTGGCCGTGTCGAATTCAACACCGAAGAGACCGACGACCTCGCAATGTCTGAAAGGCTTCGAGGAGCCGAGGATGAAGAGACAAAAGACTCAATGTATGTGA
- the LOC103986165 gene encoding probable beta-1,4-xylosyltransferase GT43A has translation MGSLDRSKKRSHLLKKALVHFSLCFVMGFFTGFAPHSTATLFHHRPVKSVGVVPSAPVDPMERVIDASLIQIPRSFPAAVLPEGDANPPPPKDVGRGHEPQSPSRRLLIVVTTTRSNDRLQGAYLRRLAHTLRLVPPPLLWVVVQAHADALATAEMLRTTGVVYRHLTFEENFTDPVAEADHQRNVALSHVEYHRLAGIVLFASASNVYDLRFFDEIREIEAFGTWTVAVMSTNRKRAALDGPICHSSKVEGWILKDLSDDKRLSVTSTDLNQKPPKINISGFGFNSSILWDPERWGRPTSLPDTSQDSIKFVHEVILEDETKLKGIPADCSRIMVWQL, from the exons ATGGGGTCGCTGGATCGATCCAAGAAGAGGAGCCACCTGTTGAAGAAGGCGCTCGTGCACTTCTCCCTCTGCTTCGTGATGGGCTTCTTCACCGGCTTCGCGCCCCACAGCACCGCCACCCTCTTCCACCACCGCCCCGTCAAGAGCGTTGGCGTCGTCCCGTCCGCCCCTGTTGACCCCATGGAGAGGGTCATCGACGCGAGCCTGATCCAGATCCCGAGATCTTTCCCGGCCGCCGTCCTGCCTGAGGGCGACGCCAACCCGCCGCCTCCCAAGGATGTGGGGCGGGGTCACGAGCCTCAGTCGCCGTCGCGGCGGCTGCTGATCGTTGTGACGACCACCCGATCCAACGACCGGCTCCAAGGTGCGTACTTGCGGCGGCTGGCGCACACCCTGCGCCTGGTCCCGCCGCCGCTGCTGTGGGTCGTCGTCCAAGCCCACGCCGACGCCCTCGCCACCGCCGAGATGCTGCGGACCACCGGGGTCGTGTACAGACACCTGACCTTCGAGGAGAATTTCACCGACCCCGTGGCGGAGGCCGACCACCAGCGCAACGTCGCCCTCAGCCACGTCGAATACCACCGTCTCGCTGGGATCGTGCTCTTCGCCTCCGCATCGAACGTCTACGATCTCAGATTCTTTGATGAGATCAGAGAGATCGA GGCTTTTGGGACATGGACAGTGGCAGTCATGTCGACAAACAGGAAGAGAGCAGCGTTGGATGGTCCAATTTGTCATTCATCGAAGGTTGAAGGGTGGATCTTGAAGGACTTGAGCGATGACAAAAGGTTGTCGGTGACTAGCACAGACTTGAACCAGAAACCTCCAAAGATTAATATTTCTGGCTTTGGATTCAATAGCTCGATATTATGGGATCCCGAGAGGTGGGGTCGCCCTACCTCATTGCCCGACACATCACAG GATTCAATCAAGTTTGTGCATGAAGTCATCCTGGAAGATGAAACCAAGTTGAAGGGCATTCCAGCTGACTGCTCTAGGATCATGGTGTGGCAACTCTAG
- the LOC135581017 gene encoding uncharacterized protein LOC135581017 isoform X1: protein MGVDHWTLEEVTMDSGFPSVWGFHEGIEDLKHKLLCATSELEALRANAKEEIRKSEENIEQLIHHLQVITHERDVARDQLQLVLNKITLPDSPQMRQARGSSSLTESDSLSGAPNHHSYGASPVDSFFDNVGSPELSSMGRPQRQASQSSPNYDGASAVVDGLAMRKPLPRKGKLLQAVLEAGPLLQTLLLAGPLPQWRNPPPLQPFQVPPMAVKLHNASPPNQKPAANASSNLAYASPPNAFNRDTHVYGLAVSNSTPKRPTTSQCLKGFEEPRMKRQKTQCM from the exons ATGGGTGTGGATCACTGGACTCTCGAAGAGGTCACCATGGACTCGGGCTTTCCTTCTGTCTGGGGGTTTCATGAG GGCATCGAGGACTTGAAGCATAAGCTTCTGTGTGCGACGTCGGAGCTGGAAGCGCTGCGGGCCAATGCCAAGGAAGAGATACGGAAGAGCGAGGAGAACATCGAGCAGTTGATCCACCACCTCCAAGTGATCACCCACGAACGAGACGTGGCGAGGGATCAGCTGCAGCTTGTTCTCAACAAGATCACGCTGCCTGACAGCCCGCAGATGAGGCAAGCGAGAGGGAGTAGCAGCCTCACCGAGTCCGATAGCCTCTCGGGGGCTCCCAACCACCATTCTTACGGCGCATCTCCCGTCGATTCCTTCTTCGACAACGTGGGTTCTCCGGAACTGTCGAGCATGGGCAGACCACAGCGGCAAGCCTCTCAGAGCAGCCCCAATTACGACGGGGCATCCGCGGTGGTCGATGGCCTTGCGATGAGGAAGCCATTGCCACGCAAGGGGAAGCTGCTGCAAGCGGTTCTGGAAGCAGGTCCTCTGCTGCAGACCCTTCTCCTCGCAGGGCCGCTCCCTCAGTGGCGCAATCCTCCACCGCTGCAACCatttcaagttcctcccatggccgTCAAACTCCACAACGCTTCACCGCCCAACCAAAAACCTGCAGCGAACGCAAGCAGCAATTTGGCTTACGCTTCTCCTCCGAACGCATTTAACCGTGACACCCACGTTTACGGCCTGGCCGTGTCGAATTCAACACCGAAGAGACCGACGACCTCGCAATGTCTGAAAGGCTTCGAGGAGCCGAGGATGAAGAGACAAAAGACTCAATGTATGTGA